In one Massilia endophytica genomic region, the following are encoded:
- a CDS encoding DUF1631 family protein, whose amino-acid sequence MTTQAVPTLSTAARAAVSPRHALLESLIATATGHFNDHFNAFATQLAGALVDSANMDGDIGLLQLRLRAGNLLRNRQFAFLHLASTALEKALRMEFAQLGPKPARAAPPDALELVPYEVMDEKLTLSTVCKPFDAKYSDALATLNVRLAFMMQREILRAGQNPFRPEVFIGALQEAWAAFNPEAEAAGLLLPMLRPGAMVELGPLYEALNLALQRKGFLPGDAAGARVRRADSHDASGGRKRQQDEALAVQLRQLFGRGGSAAADPLADVDLSLPAHALGPSDPNAPPPPWSAAARSKAYTSPFARAAAQQGAVPGTPQAAPQVPAWFSAAHQAWAAARPDAASPAPAADPAAERERLMSWLAWLQKSAPPPEPEATPHNVIYLPTIKQGAPRGTLSHADESTIDLLTAVFETVFRDQDIAREIRELVLLLQIPVLKAALADKDFFFQEAHPARRLIELLSKMGWEQRRDKADPVYQAMQRSVERIGRDPQQELQTFSQAVDELEQSIRQDEQAADKAIAEPIAAALKEERRLTAERNAKDAVALRIGTGEVVAVIETFLENQWTSVLTLAYTVEEAKPGAIRNATETMDDLIWSVKPKITPEQRKQLIGKLPGLLTRLNQWLDAIKWQSEDRLRFFAELADCHASIVRAPVELAPERQLELSMQAAQKAAERREELKARPAEAEPQGGQEAVDGLARGMWLEFDQEEGEARKVKLAWASPQRTLFIFSSRTREEAFTLSGEELARRFAEGGVRVAENEGVVSRALVQALAANEEISPSAASSM is encoded by the coding sequence ATGACCACGCAAGCAGTCCCCACTCTCTCCACAGCGGCCCGTGCGGCCGTGTCGCCGCGCCACGCCCTGCTGGAGAGCCTGATCGCCACCGCCACGGGCCATTTCAACGACCATTTCAACGCCTTCGCCACCCAGCTCGCGGGCGCACTGGTGGACAGCGCCAACATGGATGGCGACATCGGCCTGCTGCAGCTTCGCCTGCGCGCCGGCAACCTGCTGCGCAACCGCCAGTTCGCCTTCCTTCACCTGGCCTCCACGGCCCTGGAGAAGGCGCTGCGCATGGAGTTTGCGCAGCTCGGCCCCAAGCCCGCGCGCGCCGCGCCGCCGGATGCGCTGGAGCTGGTGCCCTACGAAGTGATGGACGAGAAGCTCACGCTCTCCACGGTATGCAAGCCCTTCGACGCGAAATACTCCGATGCGCTGGCCACGCTGAACGTGCGCCTGGCCTTCATGATGCAGCGCGAGATCCTGCGCGCCGGACAGAACCCCTTCCGGCCCGAGGTCTTCATCGGCGCCCTGCAGGAAGCGTGGGCCGCGTTCAATCCCGAGGCTGAAGCGGCCGGCCTGCTGCTGCCCATGCTGCGCCCTGGCGCCATGGTGGAACTGGGGCCGCTGTACGAGGCGCTGAACCTGGCCTTGCAGCGCAAGGGTTTCCTGCCCGGCGACGCTGCGGGCGCCCGCGTGCGCCGCGCCGACTCGCACGATGCATCGGGCGGCCGCAAACGCCAGCAGGACGAAGCGCTCGCCGTGCAGCTGCGCCAGCTGTTCGGGCGGGGCGGCAGCGCGGCGGCCGATCCGCTGGCCGATGTCGACCTGAGCCTCCCGGCGCATGCGCTGGGGCCTTCCGACCCGAACGCGCCGCCTCCGCCATGGTCCGCCGCGGCGCGCAGCAAGGCCTACACATCGCCGTTCGCGCGCGCCGCCGCGCAGCAGGGCGCCGTTCCGGGCACGCCGCAGGCGGCGCCGCAGGTTCCCGCCTGGTTCAGCGCCGCGCACCAGGCCTGGGCCGCAGCCCGGCCCGATGCGGCATCGCCCGCGCCTGCGGCCGATCCCGCCGCCGAACGCGAACGCCTGATGTCCTGGCTCGCCTGGCTGCAGAAATCGGCGCCGCCGCCCGAGCCCGAGGCCACGCCGCACAACGTCATCTACCTGCCCACCATCAAGCAGGGCGCGCCGCGCGGCACGCTCTCGCATGCGGACGAAAGCACCATCGACCTGCTCACCGCCGTTTTCGAGACCGTGTTCCGCGACCAGGACATTGCCCGCGAAATCCGCGAGCTGGTGCTGCTGCTGCAGATCCCCGTGCTGAAGGCCGCGCTGGCGGACAAGGATTTCTTCTTCCAGGAAGCGCACCCGGCCCGCCGCCTGATCGAGCTGCTGTCGAAGATGGGCTGGGAACAGCGCCGGGACAAGGCCGATCCCGTCTACCAGGCGATGCAGCGTTCCGTGGAGCGCATCGGCCGCGATCCGCAGCAGGAGCTCCAGACCTTTTCCCAGGCCGTCGATGAGCTGGAGCAGTCCATCCGGCAAGACGAGCAGGCGGCGGACAAGGCCATTGCCGAGCCCATTGCCGCCGCGCTGAAGGAGGAGAGGCGCCTGACGGCCGAACGCAATGCGAAGGATGCGGTGGCGCTGCGCATCGGCACCGGCGAGGTGGTCGCCGTGATCGAAACGTTCCTGGAGAACCAGTGGACTTCCGTGCTCACGCTGGCCTATACGGTGGAAGAGGCAAAGCCGGGCGCCATCCGCAACGCCACGGAAACGATGGATGATCTGATCTGGAGCGTGAAACCCAAGATCACGCCCGAGCAGCGCAAGCAGCTGATCGGCAAGCTGCCAGGCCTGCTCACGCGTTTGAACCAGTGGCTGGATGCGATCAAGTGGCAGTCCGAGGACCGGCTGCGCTTCTTCGCCGAGCTGGCGGACTGCCACGCCTCCATCGTGCGCGCGCCGGTGGAACTGGCGCCCGAGCGCCAGCTGGAGCTGTCCATGCAGGCCGCGCAGAAGGCGGCCGAGCGGCGCGAGGAACTGAAGGCGCGCCCCGCCGAAGCGGAGCCGCAGGGCGGACAGGAGGCCGTGGACGGCCTGGCGCGCGGCATGTGGCTCGAATTCGACCAGGAAGAGGGTGAGGCGCGCAAGGTGAAGCTGGCCTGGGCCAGCCCCCAGCGCACGCTCTTCATCTTCTCGAGCCGCACGCGGGAAGAGGCGTTCACCCTGTCGGGCGAGGAGCTGGCGCGCCGCTTCGCGGAAGGCGGCGTGCGCGTGGCGGAGAACGAGGGCGTGGTGAGCCGCGCCCTGGTTCAGGCCCTGGCGGCCAATGAAGAAATCAGCCCGTCCGCCGCATCTTCGATGTAG
- the gcvP gene encoding aminomethyl-transferring glycine dehydrogenase — MTRTSLSQLEARDAFIARHIGPDAAEQQQMLDVLGYASRAALIDAVVPAHIRNKSALPLGQFYEPMPEHEALAKLKGIAGKNKVLKSLIGQGYYGTITPGVVLRNIFENPAWYTAYTPYQPEISQGRLEAILNFQQAITDLTGMGIANASMLDEGTSAAEAMTLIQRVGKSKSKTFYVANDVLPQTLEVVQTRAEPLGIIVKTFDPAELAGVSDAFGVLLQYPGVNGVVRDYRAAVETVKATGAMVVVAADLLALTLLTPPGEWGADVVVGNSQRFGVPLGFGGPHAGYMATRDEYKRSMPGRLVGVTVDQQGNTAYRLALQTREQHIRREKATSNICTAQVLLAVIASMYAVYHGPEGLQNIAKRVHRYTGVLAAYLRTLGYTLASDSYFDTLTVKTDRADALHAAAVANGINLRRIDAHHVGVSLDETTDRNTLSALWTVFATGVASAPAAPDFDAVEAGVQRAFPEALGRSSAFLSHPVFNRYHSEHEMLRYLRSLADKDLALDRTMIPLGSCTMKLNATSEMVPVTWPEFSNVHPFAPNDQTVGYREMIAQLEEMLCAVTGYAAVSLQPNAGSQGEYAGLLVIKKYHESRGEGHRNICLIPSSAHGTNPASASMVDMQVVVTACDENGNVDLADLKAKAEQHSKNLACVMVTYPSTHGVFEEGIKELCEIVHAHGGQVYIDGANMNALVGVAAPGAFGGDVSHLNLHKTFCIPHGGGGPGVGPIGVGAHLAQFLPNQRSTGYQRNENGIGAVSAAPFGSASILPISWMYIAMMGGEGLTAATETAILNANYIARRLAPHYPVLYSGHDGLVAHECILDLRPLTDKTGISNEDVAKRLMDFGFHAPTMSFPVPGTLMIEPTESEAKAELDRFIDAMIAIRGEIAKVESGEFDKADNPLKFAPHTAEVLTADKWERKYSREVAAYPVASLRKQKYWPPVGRADNVYGDRNLFCGCAPISAYE; from the coding sequence ATGACCCGCACCAGCCTCTCCCAACTCGAAGCCCGCGATGCCTTCATCGCCCGTCACATCGGCCCGGACGCCGCAGAACAGCAGCAGATGCTCGACGTCCTCGGCTACGCATCGCGCGCCGCGCTGATCGATGCCGTGGTTCCGGCCCACATCCGCAACAAGAGCGCCCTGCCGCTGGGCCAGTTCTACGAGCCGATGCCCGAGCACGAGGCGCTGGCGAAGCTGAAAGGCATCGCGGGCAAGAACAAGGTGCTGAAATCGCTGATCGGCCAAGGCTACTACGGCACCATCACCCCTGGCGTGGTGCTGCGCAATATCTTCGAGAACCCGGCCTGGTACACGGCCTACACGCCCTACCAGCCTGAAATCTCCCAGGGCCGCCTGGAAGCCATCCTGAACTTCCAGCAGGCCATCACCGACCTCACCGGCATGGGCATCGCCAATGCCTCCATGCTGGACGAAGGCACCTCCGCCGCCGAAGCCATGACGCTGATCCAGCGCGTCGGCAAGTCGAAGTCGAAGACCTTCTACGTCGCCAACGACGTGCTGCCCCAGACCCTGGAAGTGGTGCAGACCCGCGCCGAGCCGCTGGGCATCATCGTGAAGACCTTCGACCCGGCCGAACTGGCCGGCGTGAGCGACGCCTTCGGCGTGCTGCTGCAATACCCCGGCGTGAACGGCGTGGTGCGCGACTACCGCGCAGCCGTGGAAACCGTGAAGGCCACTGGCGCCATGGTCGTCGTCGCGGCCGACCTGCTGGCGCTGACCCTGCTCACGCCTCCGGGCGAATGGGGCGCGGACGTGGTGGTCGGCAACTCCCAGCGCTTCGGCGTGCCGCTCGGCTTCGGCGGCCCGCACGCAGGCTACATGGCCACCCGCGACGAATACAAGCGCTCCATGCCGGGCCGCCTGGTGGGCGTCACCGTGGACCAGCAGGGCAACACTGCCTACCGCCTGGCCCTGCAGACCCGCGAGCAGCACATCCGCCGCGAGAAGGCCACCTCCAATATCTGTACCGCACAGGTGCTGCTGGCCGTGATCGCGTCCATGTACGCCGTCTACCACGGTCCGGAAGGCCTGCAGAACATCGCCAAGCGCGTGCACCGCTACACCGGCGTGCTGGCCGCCTACCTGCGCACCCTGGGCTACACCCTGGCCAGCGACAGCTACTTCGACACGCTGACCGTGAAGACCGACCGCGCCGACGCCCTGCATGCAGCCGCCGTCGCCAACGGCATCAACCTGCGCCGCATCGACGCCCACCATGTGGGCGTGTCGCTGGACGAGACCACCGACCGCAACACCCTGTCCGCGCTGTGGACCGTGTTCGCCACCGGCGTGGCCAGCGCGCCCGCCGCGCCGGACTTCGACGCCGTGGAAGCTGGCGTGCAGCGCGCCTTCCCCGAGGCGCTGGGCCGCAGCTCGGCCTTCCTGAGCCACCCCGTGTTCAACCGCTACCACAGCGAACACGAAATGCTGCGCTACCTGCGCAGCCTGGCGGACAAGGACCTGGCCCTGGACCGCACCATGATCCCGCTCGGCTCCTGCACCATGAAGCTGAACGCCACCAGCGAGATGGTGCCAGTAACCTGGCCCGAGTTCTCGAACGTGCACCCCTTCGCGCCGAACGACCAGACCGTGGGCTACCGCGAAATGATCGCCCAGCTGGAAGAGATGCTGTGCGCCGTGACGGGCTACGCGGCCGTGTCGCTGCAGCCGAACGCGGGTTCGCAGGGCGAATACGCCGGCCTGCTGGTGATCAAGAAGTACCACGAGTCGCGCGGCGAAGGCCACCGCAACATCTGCCTGATCCCCTCCTCCGCCCACGGCACCAACCCGGCATCGGCCAGCATGGTCGACATGCAAGTGGTGGTGACGGCCTGCGACGAGAACGGCAACGTGGACCTGGCCGACCTGAAGGCCAAGGCCGAGCAGCACAGCAAGAACCTGGCCTGCGTGATGGTGACCTATCCGTCCACCCACGGCGTGTTCGAGGAAGGCATCAAGGAACTGTGCGAGATCGTGCATGCGCACGGCGGCCAGGTCTACATCGACGGCGCGAACATGAACGCGCTGGTCGGCGTGGCGGCGCCGGGCGCCTTCGGCGGCGACGTGTCGCACCTGAACCTGCACAAGACCTTCTGCATCCCGCATGGCGGCGGCGGCCCCGGCGTCGGTCCTATCGGCGTGGGCGCGCACCTGGCGCAGTTCCTGCCGAACCAGCGCTCCACCGGCTACCAGCGCAACGAGAACGGCATCGGCGCCGTATCGGCCGCGCCTTTCGGCTCGGCCTCGATCCTGCCGATCTCCTGGATGTACATCGCCATGATGGGCGGCGAAGGCCTGACGGCAGCCACCGAAACGGCCATCCTGAACGCCAACTACATCGCCCGCCGCCTGGCGCCGCACTACCCCGTGCTGTACTCGGGCCACGACGGCCTGGTGGCGCACGAGTGCATCCTGGACCTGCGTCCGCTGACCGACAAGACCGGCATCAGCAACGAAGACGTGGCCAAGCGCCTGATGGACTTCGGCTTCCACGCGCCGACCATGAGCTTCCCGGTGCCGGGCACGCTGATGATCGAGCCGACCGAGTCCGAAGCCAAGGCGGAGCTGGACCGCTTCATCGACGCCATGATCGCCATCCGCGGCGAGATCGCGAAAGTGGAAAGCGGCGAATTCGACAAGGCGGACAACCCGCTGAAGTTCGCGCCGCACACGGCCGAAGTGCTGACCGCCGACAAGTGGGAGCGCAAGTACTCGCGCGAAGTGGCCGCCTACCCCGTGGCCTCGCTGCGCAAGCAGAAGTACTGGCCGCCGGTGGGCCGCGCCGACAATGTGTACGGCGACCGCAACCTCTTCTGCGGCTGCGCGCCGATCAGCGCTTACGAGTAA
- the gcvH gene encoding glycine cleavage system protein GcvH: protein MNIPAELKYTESHEWVRKEDDGTVTVGITEFAQDALGDIVFVELPKVGATYTAGDDAAVVESVKAASDIYAPVSGEVVAVNDAVTAAPESINSDAYGSWLFKIKPSDASAIDGLLDAAAYGKSTQG from the coding sequence ATGAACATTCCTGCAGAGCTGAAGTACACCGAGTCCCACGAGTGGGTGCGCAAAGAGGACGACGGCACCGTGACCGTGGGTATCACCGAATTCGCGCAGGACGCGCTGGGCGACATCGTGTTCGTGGAACTGCCTAAAGTGGGCGCCACCTACACCGCCGGCGACGACGCCGCCGTGGTGGAATCGGTGAAGGCCGCTTCCGACATCTACGCTCCCGTGTCGGGCGAAGTGGTGGCCGTGAACGACGCCGTGACCGCCGCCCCCGAGTCGATCAACTCCGACGCCTACGGCTCCTGGCTCTTCAAGATCAAGCCGAGCGACGCTTCCGCCATCGACGGCCTGCTCGACGCGGCAGCCTACGGCAAGAGCACCCAAGGCTAA
- a CDS encoding low molecular weight protein-tyrosine-phosphatase → MSERKTSVLFVCMGNICRSPTAEGVFRQRAQAAGLDLHIDSAGTHGYHIGDPPDGRSARHAAQRGYDLSPLRARQVAEADFERFDHVLAMDHDNLAMLRRSCPPQHRHKLKLFMEYASRSGSDVVPDPYYGGAQGFDLVLDYIEDAADGLISSLAARA, encoded by the coding sequence ATGAGCGAACGCAAGACTTCGGTGCTCTTCGTCTGCATGGGCAATATCTGCCGCTCGCCCACGGCCGAAGGCGTATTCCGCCAGCGCGCGCAGGCGGCGGGGCTGGACCTGCATATCGATTCGGCGGGCACGCATGGCTACCACATCGGCGACCCGCCGGACGGGCGTTCGGCGCGCCATGCCGCCCAGCGCGGCTACGACCTTTCGCCCCTGCGCGCTCGCCAGGTGGCCGAGGCGGACTTCGAACGCTTCGACCACGTGCTGGCCATGGACCACGACAACCTGGCCATGCTGCGGCGGTCCTGCCCGCCCCAGCACCGGCACAAGCTCAAGCTCTTCATGGAATATGCGTCGCGCTCGGGGTCGGACGTGGTGCCCGATCCCTATTACGGCGGCGCCCAGGGCTTCGATCTGGTGCTGGACTACATCGAAGATGCGGCGGACGGGCTGATTTCTTCATTGGCCGCCAGGGCCTGA
- a CDS encoding phosphatase PAP2 family protein encodes MHSWWSALSVLGSLAVTGPLGVAIALWLLAGRSWRLTLSWLLLFGAGMAMVVATKVAFIGWGVGIPEVKFAGLSGHAMRACAVFPVAFYLAFRRAQPAWRRGAFAVGVLLAVLISFSRLPVLAHSASEVVLGGAVGFAVAAAFIALSRADHPALFGRVLAALCVPVLLLAPRAEPVPTEQWMRELALYLSGKDKPHERNWTLRSPRI; translated from the coding sequence ATGCATAGTTGGTGGAGTGCCTTGAGTGTGCTGGGCAGCCTGGCCGTGACCGGCCCCCTGGGCGTCGCCATCGCACTCTGGCTGCTGGCCGGGCGGTCCTGGCGCCTGACCTTGAGCTGGCTGCTGCTGTTCGGCGCGGGCATGGCGATGGTGGTGGCCACCAAGGTCGCCTTCATCGGCTGGGGCGTGGGCATTCCCGAGGTGAAGTTCGCGGGCCTGAGCGGCCACGCCATGCGCGCCTGCGCCGTGTTCCCGGTCGCTTTCTACCTTGCCTTCCGCCGCGCGCAGCCCGCGTGGCGGCGCGGCGCCTTCGCCGTCGGTGTGCTGCTGGCGGTGCTGATCAGCTTTTCGCGCCTGCCGGTGCTGGCGCATTCGGCCTCGGAGGTGGTGCTGGGCGGGGCCGTGGGCTTTGCCGTGGCGGCCGCCTTTATCGCGCTTTCCCGCGCCGACCATCCGGCGCTCTTCGGGCGGGTGCTGGCGGCCCTGTGCGTGCCCGTGCTGCTGCTGGCGCCGCGCGCCGAGCCGGTGCCTACGGAGCAGTGGATGCGCGAGCTGGCGCTTTACCTCTCGGGCAAGGACAAGCCCCATGAGCGTAACTGGACCCTGCGCAGCCCCCGGATATGA
- a CDS encoding ATP-dependent Clp protease proteolytic subunit codes for MSEDKHKLNGAAWYTLSGDVNSDMVHRVFDAVADMTEDGVETAHILLQSNGGYVSDGLCLYNYLRNLPIKIVMYNGGAVASIAVILFLSGDERYASETARFMVHKSHASAPSGARPDALRIIVEGLQADDARTESILREHLTLADEHWAVHAYSDLHLTAREAHKVGLVQDVTDFKPPKGKRVTNI; via the coding sequence ATGAGCGAAGATAAACATAAACTGAACGGGGCGGCCTGGTATACATTGTCCGGCGACGTGAACAGCGATATGGTGCACCGCGTGTTCGACGCCGTGGCGGACATGACGGAAGACGGCGTGGAGACCGCGCACATCCTGCTGCAGTCGAATGGCGGCTATGTGAGCGATGGCCTGTGCCTGTACAACTACCTGCGCAACCTGCCGATCAAGATCGTGATGTACAACGGCGGGGCGGTGGCGTCGATCGCGGTCATTCTCTTCCTCTCCGGCGATGAGCGCTATGCCAGCGAAACGGCTCGCTTCATGGTCCACAAGTCGCATGCCAGCGCGCCTTCCGGGGCGCGGCCCGATGCGCTGCGCATCATCGTCGAAGGCCTGCAGGCCGACGATGCGCGCACCGAATCGATCCTGCGCGAACACCTTACCCTCGCCGATGAGCACTGGGCCGTGCACGCCTATTCCGACCTGCACCTCACCGCGCGCGAAGCGCACAAGGTGGGGCTGGTGCAGGATGTGACGGACTTCAAGCCCCCGAAAGGCAAGCGCGTCACGAATATCTGA
- the gcvT gene encoding glycine cleavage system aminomethyltransferase GcvT: MTLKATPLNNAHRALGARMVDFGGWDMPVNYGSQIEEHHTVRSDAGMFDVAHMCVVDIKGDDVRGFLRHLLANNVDKLQVSGKALYSCMLNPEGGVIDDLIVYFINENWFRLVVNAGTAEKDVAWMQSQNKTGLTITQRRDGAGAMALIAVQGPNARAKVWEVLPQAKEATAEMKPFNVALVPGTAFGEAMVARTGYTGEDGFEIGVSADQAEALWNALAAAGVKPAGLGARDTLRLEAGMNLYGQDMDESVNPLDAGLAWTIDLVSERDFIGKAALQAKGQNAQFVGLILREKGGVLRAHQKVIAASGETGEITSGTFSPTMQQAIALARVPMGVQIGDTVHVEIRDKKLAATVVKLPFVRNGKILAA, from the coding sequence ATGACGCTCAAAGCCACTCCACTCAACAACGCCCACCGCGCCCTCGGCGCCCGCATGGTCGATTTCGGCGGCTGGGACATGCCCGTCAATTACGGCTCGCAGATCGAAGAGCACCACACCGTGCGCAGCGACGCGGGCATGTTCGACGTGGCCCACATGTGCGTGGTCGACATCAAGGGCGACGACGTGCGCGGCTTCCTGCGCCACCTGCTCGCCAATAACGTGGACAAGCTGCAGGTGAGCGGCAAGGCGCTCTACTCCTGCATGCTGAATCCGGAAGGCGGCGTGATCGACGACCTGATCGTCTACTTCATCAACGAAAACTGGTTCCGCCTCGTGGTCAACGCCGGCACGGCCGAGAAGGACGTGGCCTGGATGCAGAGCCAGAACAAGACGGGCCTGACCATCACCCAGCGCCGCGACGGCGCCGGCGCCATGGCCCTCATCGCCGTGCAGGGCCCGAACGCCCGCGCCAAGGTGTGGGAAGTGCTGCCGCAGGCGAAGGAAGCCACGGCCGAGATGAAGCCCTTCAATGTCGCGCTGGTGCCCGGCACCGCCTTCGGCGAAGCCATGGTGGCCCGCACCGGCTACACCGGCGAAGACGGCTTCGAGATCGGCGTGTCGGCTGACCAGGCCGAAGCCCTGTGGAACGCGCTCGCCGCGGCGGGCGTGAAGCCGGCCGGCCTGGGCGCGCGCGACACCCTGCGCCTGGAAGCGGGCATGAACCTCTACGGCCAGGACATGGACGAATCCGTGAACCCGCTGGACGCAGGCCTGGCCTGGACCATCGACCTGGTGAGCGAACGTGACTTCATCGGCAAGGCGGCCCTGCAGGCCAAGGGCCAGAACGCCCAGTTCGTGGGCCTGATCCTGCGCGAAAAAGGCGGCGTGCTGCGCGCCCACCAGAAAGTCATCGCCGCCAGCGGCGAAACGGGCGAGATCACCAGCGGCACCTTCAGCCCCACCATGCAGCAGGCCATCGCCCTGGCGCGCGTGCCGATGGGCGTGCAGATCGGCGACACCGTGCACGTGGAAATCCGCGACAAGAAGCTGGCCGCCACGGTGGTGAAGCTGCCCTTCGTGCGTAACGGTAAAATCCTCGCTGCCTGA